Genomic window (Magnolia sinica isolate HGM2019 chromosome 6, MsV1, whole genome shotgun sequence):
GTTGTCAATGCAGGCATCATTGAAGGAGGGTAACTTCTAGCTAAAAAGGATGATAAACTAACAGACATGGGTGACTGTGCAGTTtaggtgtacatgtgtgtgtgcacatgcaCAATGTGTATTGAATACATGTGCAGTTACAGTACAATTTTTTTAGAGGTGTGCAGGAACAGAACAATGCACATAATAGAGATTAAGAGGTTCCACAACTGGTAAACAAgagtgagaagtgatgggaatatCTGTTCAAGATTGTGGGCTGGAAATAAAGGGAACTGATAGATATAATGGCACACAGCAACATTTCACAGCAATCTTCAAAAAGCATCTAACCTGAATGGAAGTCAAATAGTGAGCTGCTCTGATTGCCCTTGATGTAAGCACCGACCCAAAGCTATAGatccaaaaagaatagaaaaatatCATGGAGAGAACATTGAGGTGATTTGAACATGTAAGTGATAATATTGAGATGATTTTAGTGTATAGGCAAGTGAGAGGTTTAGCCTTACGTTGCCTTCTCAAGAGAATAGATGCACAGCTCATACATGACTTGGTACATGCGCCTCGATCAAGGTTTGCCACTTACGGACTAGCGATCTTAATTTGTCGGTTGTAAAATCCTGTAGGACTGATCCTCATCAGCCTGAAGGTTAGCCAAGGAACACTCAAACACTTGGTGTTTGAGACCTTCATTCTGCAAGTTACAGACATTAAAATAAATGTGAGGCTTGTGACTTTAAATAGACATTAAAAATACTGTAATAATGTCTTCATACTGCACTTCTAGCAGCAAATATTCAGCATACAATTTGCTCCTTAgatttccaccattggaaactcatTTTCTAACTTTAAATAGTATCATTTTCAATACGGCCAAGCGTGTCAACACATTTAATAAGCTGTCCTTCATATTCCAGTAATTcgtaaataatatgaaattactGTGCTCCATACTCAGAAAATGCTCCAGCTCCCTTAGATCACTATAAGTTACTGTGCTCCTAGTATAACcaaagaaaaagatctaaatacAACTTCACCTTGAACTGCAAGGTACTGTTGATAACATCACTTATCAGCTCCCAGTTTGGACCCATATCATGCATGAGGACAACAAGTGCctgaaataagaaaattttagttAGGGAGTTCTCCATTGTCCTTGCAATTGgatttcatatttattctatttacacgggtttcaatttctcaaaatcattaaaatgaccaaacaaaattttcaaaaacagagTGTCTCCATAAACATCATAATCCACTGAATGTAAAATCATAAGATACAACATGAATGAACTTATAGGCCAATGATCCTGTTAAGTTCCATGCGTACCTCAAAGAATTGTAAGGCCATATGCCAACATATGCGAGCAAATCTGCCAACCTGCAAGcaaaaataaacttaaaaattataacagcttcaaaaaatgaaaaaaaaataatgataaaactCACCTTGAAGCCCTTCCCCCTCCTCCTTTAGACCGACAATGCAAGGatttgcattggcggagttaaaaaagggcttaagctccatttggtttgagataaatttacattcataaacaccaatgtgatgaccaaaaggagcctaagactataaatatattcaaatatatagTACAAAATTCAAGCAGACTATAAATATCGATGAACTATAGAGtacgaaaaaaaaaacaagccaaaCATCATGTAGAGTAACTACTTAGGCCAAACATCATATAGAGTAACGACTTAAGCCAAAAAACAGCATCATGTAAGCCCCAACCAAAACCCACTTAAGCCAAATTACTATATGTTCAATTATATAGTACTATATTTGTTCAAATTATAAGAATCTCATTGATtgcttcccccattgcacaagtgatcccggaccggcctctccaagtgtagatgcgaatccatcttctttccacaaaggagcatcAGGGTGTATAATCTCAGTTAGGATAACAACAAAAGCTCCCTCTGCTAATGGCTCACAATGGACAACTGCATTTGGACtaacttcgtgtacttgaccACGAGCAACAACACCACGTAAGCCCCAACCAAGCAACTCGCATTTCTTACCAATATATATCGTATCCGGCTACATGTACACATAAAATGGCGTTAGTATTAttagcatttataatataattgcaAGCTTATTACATTAGCGAAATTATAATTGTATACCGATGATCCCTGAGTAGATTTAGCCACTGGTGGTGATGGGAGGTTTTAACCAGACTGTGCCTCTTGATGCATACCCACCCAGGACTTTATATCAATCAATGATTTCTTTATCTCTAATATCTCCTGCGCTAGGCCTTCTCTTTCTTTTGCCATATTATGTAGCTTTGAACGGGCAGGGGTTGACTTCTTCAGTCCTGTTTTGCTTATCGAGCAACCCAGACCACGCATTCGTCCTCTACtatcagaaccaaccaactgtaaaatattgcaaatcaagttattaggaaattcataattaccgtaaaactcaagtaattttaaaactttattagTACCTGTGTAAGGGCATCGTCAACGCCGGTCAtcttagaagcaggattgctactataaagctcatctagtttttgctGTGACAAAATTAATACAAATAAACGTAAAATAAGTTGAAGTTATATAATGAC
Coding sequences:
- the LOC131249939 gene encoding uncharacterized protein LOC131249939; translated protein: MEDWRTFVDQHNTEQFKRVSARNKVNRAKLKGPACLGRRSMAVTRHQMAMERNLTSDAEIGRGDVYLRAHTSKDKVVQYPDLVQKLDELYSSNPASKMTGVDDALTQLVGSDSRGRMRGLGCSISKTGLKKSTPARSKLHNMAKEREGLAQEILEIKKSLIDIKSWVGMHQEAQSG